The genomic segment ACACAATTTTTAGCAAAATTATTCGCAAAGAAATAGCTGCACAAGTAGTGTATGAAGATGATTTAGCTATAGCCTTTAAAGATATTCATCCCCAAGCCCCTATTCATATTCTAGTTATTCCCAAACAGCCCATACCTAAACTAGATGATGCCCAAGCCCAAGATGCTGCACTATTGGGTCATT from the Merismopedia glauca CCAP 1448/3 genome contains:
- a CDS encoding histidine triad nucleotide-binding protein, with product MSEPQDTIFSKIIRKEIAAQVVYEDDLAIAFKDIHPQAPIHILVIPKQPIPKLDDAQAQDAALLGHLLLTVKHVAAHLKIKDGYRVVINNGENGGQTVDHLHLHILGGRHMKWPPG